The genomic region ACACGCCTTACCGAGAGGCCTGAGGATCTGAACGTAGCCGACTACGCGGGAAACACACCTCTTCAGATTGCAGCAATTAATGGATGCGAAGACATCGTCAAACTTCTGATCGATGCTGGATGCAATTTGGATTGTGTCAACTACGACAAGGACacaccacttctcgatgcGGTCGACAACGGCCACCTGGGCGTTGTCAAGTTATTACTAGACGCAGGCGTTAATCCTAGAAAGGCCAATGTGAACGGGGAAGAGCCAATCGACCGGGTGAGCGACGAAACAGACAACGCCGAGGAGATTCGAGCCGCACTCATGGCTGCAAGGAAGCGAGCAGGAGATCGGAGGCGCACCTCAGAAGAACATCACTCccaccaagatcaagatacGAGGGACTCGCATGCGCCAGATAGCCCACGCCATTCGCCCGCTACAAATTCCGGAACAAGTCGAAGAACAGGAACTGTACGCGCAACAAAGACGAGAAACGATCTACTGTATATGCCCCTTGACGACAAGACACTTCGACAGGCTGCGGGGCGAGGTGATGAGGAAACTGTCGCACGCATCTTGCAGGTAAAGGAAGGATATAATGACCCAGCTGCTATGGTTGCCGCGGCTCGAGGTGGCCATGACTTGGTGATTCAGCTGCTCCTAGGCCTTGGAGGCGCTAATCCTGATCCCCGGCCTATTTTCAACGCCCAGCCTGAATTCGCGACGCCAATACTAGCAGCAATCGGGCAAGAGAACATCAAAGTCATTGAGTTACTTTTGGAACAGGCTGGATTCGATCCCACACGAAGGTACAGAGGAGAAACATATTACGAGATTGCCCGACACCGGGCAGGTCCAAACTGGAAGGACGAAGAGCATATGCTGAAAAACGCCTACGACGAGTTTAAGAGGAGCGGAAAGAAGACAAACTCTCGCCAGGAACAACAAGATGAAGCTTTGCGTGCCCGACGAGCAAAGGAGGAGGCCCGACAGCATAAAAGGAGCCTCTCTAGTCCCGaaccgaagaagaagtcaacCACCTCCAAGCTTACGAGCCCTAAAGAGAAACGGAGATCCAACTCAATCACGAACCAGGGAGATGAGGGTTCAAAGCGTGGCCCAGGACGACCCAGGAAAGATGATCCCGTTCCGTCTATTAATATCTCAGACCGCGAACAATCCCCAACTATCTCTCAGAAACAGCTCAAAGCCAAACATGCCGATTCAGACGCTGCCGGCGTATCGTCGGAGGGGGAAACACATAAACCGAGGAGGAAGCTTGTGTCTAAGGGGGAGCTTCGAGGGGAACGAGAGCGGCAACGACGCGCTAGTATGGCTTCGAACGCTTCATCTTTCAAAGATCACCCAAGTAGCCCCCATGAGTCGAAGCATGAGGAGTCAGGTGACAAACACGATAAACACGAAAAGAACAGAGTCGAGAAACTATCCGAAAAGTACCATGATCGCACCAAGGCTCTCAAAAGGGACGAATCCCGGGATCGCTTGTCGGTGTCTGGCGACGGGTCGACTAAGAGGCATCGTGCCAGCATCACACCTGACCGACCCAGTAATGGCGAAAAGGATGATAGCGAGGTCCCACCTAAGCGACGACGACTTGATAGCGAGACAAAGGAGAAACGACCTAAACAAGTTGTATCATCTGACGAGAGACCTCGAAAATCCAGCAATCTTCAAGACTCTTCCAAATCGTCCTCAAAACCCAGTCATAAAAAGCACGACGAGGAGAAACGCGATAGGCGTGCCGACTCTCACCGTGCAGACACCGACCGAGCCAGTAGTGTCGAAAAACAGATTCATGTCAAGTCAGAGGAGACTGACGTGGAGATGAAAGACGCCGATTCTATTAAGGCTGTGTCAGAGTCGGAACTGCAAGCGGCTCGAGCTAAGGAAGCCGAacaagagaagcaaaagcaaaccgatgaggaggccaagaagaaggacgaacTTCGGAAGAAGCATGAAGCACgcaagaaagaagaagaacgtAAGCGAGCTGAGGCTGAAGCCGCGAGGAAGcgtgaagaggaagaggaaaagaagcgaAAGGAGGAGGCTGCCGAAAAGGAGAGACTGCAAAAGGAACTAGAGGAGCGCGAAGCTGAGCGCAAACGcaaggaagaagaacgcCAGCGAcgagaggaggaggaggaggaggaggagaagaagaagcaacgGCGCGAAGCCGAGGAGAAGGCGCGTCGAGAAGAGGCAGAAAAGCAACGTATCGAAGAAGagcgaaagaagaaagaggaggaggagcagaaacagcgagaggaagaggagaggctGCACCGTGAGCAACTCGAGCGAGAAGCAGCCGAAGAAGCTCGCCGTCAAcacgaggaagaagagcgcaAAGAACGTGAGCGACGAGAACGTGCGCATCGTGAGGATATGGAACGCAAACGAGCGGCACGCGAAGCTGAACAACGACGATTCCGTGAAGAGCAAGAACGCATCCGCCTCGATAAACTGCCTCCCCTCCTACGATGGCTCGATACATGTCCAAACCCCAAGCTTCCGGTCCTTGCCGAGAAATTCAAGCGGATTCAAGGCTGCCGATACGATACAATTCGACGCGAAGCCAACGGCACAGCCGAGGGTCGTGAGCAGTGGGTGCTCAACACACATGCAgctctccttcttggcgagAAGGATCTTGACCTCTCTCGGTGTAAGTTCATTAATCAAACTTGTTGAGGTAGCCACTGATTGTTTCTATAGATACTGCATGGGAACGCGCTCCCGTAACTGACCTAGCAAAGTTGTCTTTATGGCGCGTTGAATGGCGTCTTTACTCTCTGCTCGATGACAAGCTGTGGGATCTCGGTCGACAACTCCCCGAATATTACGGTGACGAGGATCCCTCCGAATTAGGTTTTGAGACAAAGCAACGACTAAAAGCAGAGGCTTGGGAGAAATTCTTCAATATGGACATGTTCTTTGTTAAGGTGAATATCAGCCACTCAAATATGCGAAAATGCGAAAAGCTAACATGATAACAGGTGTCGGATCTTATGTATACTGTCCCCAACATACCACATCTTCGTCACATTCGTCTCGAAGTTGAATATAGGGAACTTCTGGAGACAGAAGCACAAAGCAGGGGATGGGGAACATGTCAGAAGTGGAAGCAGGATCCGGATTCTGCTCGGTACAACAGACTTGCTCCACGATGCAAGTATTATCACAATGGCGCGTTCGTTGGTGAGGATAAACCCCAACTCGCACAAACAAGCAGTACGCCTTTCCTCGACAAGAAGGTTCCTCGACGCGGACTGGTGCAAGTGTTCCCAGACGACCCAGATTATACTAGAATATGCCTAGAACAAGGTCTAGAGCATCTCATCAACGGCCACCTTAGCCCGCCTCTTGTCAATGGTATTCATTCATCGCCAATGAGCCAGAAATCAATGGCATCGGGAGGACCCCCTATGAATGGGATGGTCAAAGCTTTGACGCCTGGTTCGACTTCAGAAAGCTTGACGATATCAAATGCTGGGCACGAGACTCTTGTAAACGGCATCAACGGAAACACGAACGGAAACCCAGCCCACTGACAGTTAGTGTCTCCAGCAAGCAGCTGAACATACTTTGTTACATTATTGCGCCGAGTTTTCTTTGTTAGCATAATGATCATGGGTGGCGCAGATACAGTATAGGGCTATGGCATGGATTGTCACTTTTCTCGACAACTGGGGATGGTGGTTGCTAGATGGCAAAGTTTTCCTCATGAGCATTGGATCGGAATACTATACAGGCCTGTTGTATGAAGAGTTGGCCAGCGGTCGGTTGGATGATTGTCTTTGAAAGATTAGCAAATGACGGGGTTGTGCAAGGTGTATTGCGTTGTTGCTGTTATGAATGAAGCATGACTGATATCTTTATAGAGAAGCAAGGGGAGGGATACTCGGGGTAaagtcttgtcttgtcctgTTGGTTGACAGACTCTGGTCACTGCATCTGACAGGCTGTATGCAACAATTAACGAAACTTTTTAAAAACACTTCAAACCATCACTTTATGGAACAATGCCGACTGATTAATTAATTCCATTCCCTCAAAACCTAGGTCGTTTATGCGGTACTGAGCGTTCAACGTAAATGGTTTAGCATGTCCACCTGCAGGCAAACTACTAAATCAAATATCTGATTGGCTGTGAGAAAGCCAAACTGGCTGACGTAGGTGTGGAGCAGGTTTTTCTGTCGTGCCCCGCCATTTTCAACTTTCTTTGCAATTTATCACCAAAAGTGCCTTTACACCACGAATTGGGCCACGAACCCGAGATCTGAGGCCAGACAACAACCGAATATCGACTCGAGACAGCTTCTGCAACCGCAACCGCAATCATGGCGACTACAGTGGACAAGGTATGTAGCTTTTCCACAAAAGATGTTGTGTGCCACGATTTGGCTAACCCCGGTTCCCCTACCAGATCAAAGATATTGAGGCCGAAGTACGTGATATTCTAATCGAACCCTCCCCTAAACGACGCTAtcggagaagatgatggtcaCAAACCCACGATGGGGGACTCTTTATCGTATGGATAACCGGGATCAGCTCTAACCTTTGTGACCAGATGGCCAAAAcccagaagaacaaggcgaCTTCGTACCATTTGGGTCAGCTTAAGGCCAAGTTGGCCAAGCTCAAGCGCGAACTGTTGACTCCCAGCGGCGGAGGTGGTGGCGGAGGTGCTGGTTTCGATGTGGCCAGAACAGGCGTAGCCAGTATTGGCTTCATCGGCTTCCCTTCGGTGGGCAAGAGTACGCTCATGAGCAGACTGACAGGCCAACACTCGGAGGCTGCCGCCTACGAATTCACCACCTTGACCTCTGTGCCTGGTCAAGTTGTCTATAACGGTTAGTCGTCTGTGATATCCCTCCCCCCTcgccttctccatctccaccTCCACTTCGATCAACGGATGCGGTGCGGCGCGGCTATTTTCTTGTTCTCGGCTTGATGCCCAATCTCCAattccaccaccaccaccaccacctcctcctcctcctccatcatcatcagaaggCGGCTCCTTTGTGCGTCAAACATTGTGGCTGACATGGATTTCTCCAGGTGCCCCCTTGCAGATTATTGACCTTCCCGGTATCATTGAGGGTGCCAAGGATGGCCGAGGTCGAGGTCGACAAGTCATCGCCGTCGCTAAGACATGCCATCTGATCTTCATTGTGCTGGATGTCAATAAGCCTCTGACGGATAAGCGGGTGATTGAGGCGGAACTCGAGGGTTTCGGAATCCGTATCAATAAGGAACCCCCCAACATCACCTTCAGGAAGAAGGACAAGGGTGGCCTCAATATCACCAGCACTGTACCCCTGACACATATCGACCACGGCGAGATTAAGGCTGTCATGAGCGAATATCGCATCAATTCTGCGGACATTACAATCCGGTGTGACGCTACCGTTGATGACCTGATCGACGTTCTCGAGGCAAAGAGCAGAAGGTAAGGCTGAAGTGAAGAAGTGTGGCAAACACAGCTGCTTTCAAAGTCGAGATAAGTTTAGTTTGCTAACGATCCAACTCGTCAGTTATATTCCCGTTGTCTACTGTCTGAACAAGATTGATTCCATTAGCattgaggagcttgaccttctctATCGAATTCCCAATGCTGTCCCCATCAGTTCCGAGCACGGATGGAACATTGATGAGCTGATGGAGGCCATGTGGGACAAGCTAAACCTTGTCCGCGTGTACACAAAGCCCAAGGGCAAGCAGCCTGATTACTCTCAGCCTGTCGTGCTCCGATCTACGCGCTGCACTGTTGAAGATTTTGTAAGTCAGATCAGTTTCATGTGGCGGGCGCCCTTTTGGCCGTCCCCTGCGGAGCCTCCTGTCCAAAATCCAAATTAGGAATCGTGGATTGCTAATCGAGCTGGCAAATAGTGCAACGCCATTCACCGAAGCATTACGGAAGTTTTCAAGACGGCCATCGTTTATGGCAAGTCAGTCAAGCATCAGCCTCAACGCGTTGGCCTGGCTCACGAACTGtgtgatgaggatgttggtAGGTTACCCCGGAGTCTCCGACAACGACCCTCGaccccagcagcagcctcaagacAGATTGAGAATGGGAGGGACAAGTAGTTAGGCCGCAGTGAGCTTGATCTACCCGATGCAGTCGGGATCTTGCTTCGTTGATGAGCCAGGGCGCCCATGATCCCAGTCTCAGTCTGATCCGTTGCACCAAGGCGGCTAGGGTTGCATTGTACCAAgctcacagcaacgctaACCATTGTAACAGTAACCATTGTCAAGCGATGAAGAAAAACCTTGGAGAGATTGAAGGGGATGATCCCGCGGCAACGCCAGAGGCTTGGTGAGCTAGAGAGACATTGCCAGATAGCTTGGACCGCCGCTTCGCATCAAATTGTTACTGCAGCCATGCCACCCACCCACCAGTTTGCGACTCTGGTTTAGCTCCGAGTGGCTGACGGAGAGAGAGGAGGAAACTTCACAGACCAGGGGAGCCTTGAGTGGGATGGATGGGATGCTGATTACTACTACGACAACAataacagcagcagcagaaatGTTCAATATGAACAGGGCTGACAATGGATGCACGGCTACGAGCACGTCTGGTTGACAAGAAGTATCGACTTGGCTCAACCAGGCACGATAATGATCGGCACAATAGTTTCCGGGGGAAGTCAGAAGTGGCGTGCACACTCACAGGGCAGGCTGATGGGTCTAGAGCAGGGGAGAGAAAATTTTGGGTCAACGGCAGACGACGATGAACAAGGAAGGGCGAGATTtaagatgaagatggcgagcAAGACGGAACGGAGTAACTACGGACGTGGATTTTATACGAAAGCCTATGTCCGGGTTAGTTTTCCGGGATGAAAGAAAAAGCAACGGTGGTATTGCGCAAGCAGAAGTAAGCCCGGCAGTTACTATTGTTGGTTGTTCAGCAAGGAGTTACAATCAATTTGCTCGAAAAATGAAACAAAATGAATGATTCTCGATGATAAAAGTGCAGCCAGTCATCAATTGATGGATGGCTACAACATCTTGGCGCGTTGTCATTCATCCAGGCGGCTGAAATGCATAAAGGCTTGACCGAGCGGAGATATTTCCAAGAACAAACCCGAGCAAGGTTTATGATACCGATTCTCGTAACATGAGAGAGCTGACAGATAATAAGTCACCGTCACCATTGCTCCTGGGGGTGGCCTGTTTGCGGATTGAAAGATTGAGACCCAGCCGAATTGAAAGCTATAGTTACAGCAGCAACAGGTCAATTGACGGGTATAAATGCGGTAACGGTGACATTCAAATGGACAAAACGCCACCATCTGATGTCaaccagcagaagcagagcGGGAATGGGATGCAGTTGGGAGTGGTTCGACCTGCATAACCGAGGGCCTCTTGATCTGCGGCCGGATTGCCCAGCAGAAGCGTGGGATatgcagctgcagctgcagctacAGATGCAGACGCAGACGCAGGGGTTTGAGGCCTACGAATCAGGTTATGCGTAGATTCTTTCACGGCGCTTATAGTCGAGACgggagaatgagagaaaaaCAGTAAAAAGGGTTCGACTTTTAGGGCATTTCCTGTTGTGATCCCCTAGTAAGAAATTGGCCGTCTTCATTGAGACAAGTGAAACAGACCATCAGTTGCCAAGGCGATTAGCTGTACCCGAACCAGCCAAGGTACCTACTAAATGTGCTTACaggatgatgttgacagGAGAGAGAGGTACGGAGTAGCATCAGAGGGATCTCATAGGTACTAAGGTAATTAATGTACACCTACAGTAGAGCATCAAACATGCGCTCCGTTCCGTCCACACCCCAGCTAGCTTACTTTTTACTGATTAAGGGAACTTAGTACTGCACCCGACCCTTAGCCTTTCTTGATGGCGGCGGTAAGAGACGATTCGTGAAAGGCGGAGAGCTCAAGCCTCTTTGGCGAGAAAAACGTCCCGAAGCCCGCACCAGGCTTAAACAAGGTTAGCGGGAAGCAAAGGGCCAGGGGGGAGTTGAGCAGTAAACCAACAGTCTCTCTTGCTAGGTCATCTCCACAATAAAGTAAGGTTCTTAAGTTACTGCGCACACAAGGTGGTGAGGTGGTGAAAAAGTCACATaacaacatcagcagcaggtAGAGTGGCTGCAGAACAGGGAAGTCATCTTTTAACTTTTTTGTaaaagatgatgagattcaAGAATTATGGGCCATAGTTACCCCATAAGTGTCTGTGTCGTACAATTTTCATTAAACAAAATAGTCTGGTCTGCCTATGCTGAATACAGCCTACTGCGGATATATAACAGTTATCTTAGTTGTTTGGGTAATTGCGGCAGCACGGCGCTACGGAAGGCTCAACAAATGCCAGATAAGGTTGAACCCGCTATAAAAGCACAACATTAAGTCTAATAGTTACCTGCGGCCTCACTATAGGTGAAAAGATTATGAGCATCATCAGGTGCAGAACATCTGCAGTGTTGATGAGATCTCAATCGAAGCACAAGGGGTAGATGGCGCCTAAGAGAGTCCATCCATCCTCAACctacaacatcaacaaggaaCACCCCTGAGAGAGCATCAATTGATTGACTGATTGACTGGCTGACTGAACGACCCCTGCCAGCGCCTGACTAGCAACCTTTGGCCAAACACTCTGCGAGGCACACGATTAATATCGATATCAAAGCAGAGAATTGCAGAGCGATTGGTTGATTTCGGCCACTTATACGCGAATTTTTACACCGGGCGTTTAGTGCATGGCAATGGATGACATGCTAAGTTAGCGCACCGGCATGATGCTTCTGtcatgagatgagatgagatgagatgagactGAGTGAGTATACATCGTACTTAACCTAGTAGATCTCTCCCGAGCGGCCGCGATCCtttctcgtcatcatcttcccaCTTGGAAGGCCTCGttttttctctctttgtGTTTTGTCTGCTTATGGTCAAGCTTGGCTGCTTCATACAGGGGCACCCGGAGCTCAGAATTCCCTGGTGAGTCCAGATCGACGTGGGCATATGAGGTAGGTAGGTCGTACCTGCCTTGATTATTCATTCAGGTACCTTTGCAAGTGCCGTCGTTGTGAACTATCTTACTTCAATTCCTCATCAGACCTCAAGCTCGATATCTCAAGGTAAGATAGGTCAGTTACACATTGACATATACATCAGTCCGTTTGGAGTCTCAGGAGTTCCATCCTCCTTTCTGTCTAGCTGCATCATCTACTCACTGTTGTCTTCCATCACTCTGTCAAAGTCAACCTCAAAGCAAGCATATGCTAGACACCATC from Fusarium oxysporum Fo47 chromosome III, complete sequence harbors:
- a CDS encoding P-loop containing nucleoside triphosphate hydrolase protein gives rise to the protein MATTVDKIKDIEAEMAKTQKNKATSYHLGQLKAKLAKLKRELLTPSGGGGGGGAGFDVARTGVASIGFIGFPSVGKSTLMSRLTGQHSEAAAYEFTTLTSVPGQVVYNGAPLQIIDLPGIIEGAKDGRGRGRQVIAVAKTCHLIFIVLDVNKPLTDKRVIEAELEGFGIRINKEPPNITFRKKDKGGLNITSTVPLTHIDHGEIKAVMSEYRINSADITIRCDATVDDLIDVLEAKSRSYIPVVYCLNKIDSISIEELDLLYRIPNAVPISSEHGWNIDELMEAMWDKLNLVRVYTKPKGKQPDYSQPVVLRSTRCTVEDFCNAIHRSITEVFKTAIVYGKSVKHQPQRVGLAHELCDEDVGRLPRSLRQRPSTPAAASRQIENGRDK